The sequence TGATTGGCGCGAGCGACTTTCTTGTCAATTACGGTTTTCTATTGCTTTTGGGTATCGTTGCTGCCGTTGTTGGTTTCAAGTGGCTAATTAAAGACGAGGGAAGAAAGAATAAATGGCACGGAATCGTGCTGAAAATGCCCGTTGCTGGCAACCTAATACTACAAGCCGAAAGTGCCCGATATGCCAGTACATTAGGCCTGCTAGCGAATAGTGGTGTGCCCCTGTTAGAAGCACTAAGAATTGCCTCGCAAGTGTTATCCAACAACCAGCTACGTATCGCCAGTGCTGAAGTTGCCGTAATGGTACAAGAGGGCTCCAGTTTGCATAAAGCGCTAGATGCGGTAGACATATTCCCGCCGTTACTGGTGCAAATGGCGGCGAGTGGCGAAGCAAATGGTCGATTGGCCGAACAGTTGTTGCACGCGGCACGAAATCAAGAACGAGAATTGGAGTTTACCGTTAATACCGCACTGGGATTAATGGAGCCATTTATGGTGTTGTTTATGGGAGGAGTAGTCGGGTTTATTGTTATGGCGATCTTGCTACCTATCTTCCAGATGAACAAGTTAGTGAGTTAATTTAATCGTTTGTAAGCGAGATAAACTATGAAAAATATTAATCGAAATCGCGGCTTTAGCCTTATCGAAATTATGGTCGTTCTGGTCATCATGGGGTTGCTAGCGTCTATTGTGGCACCCAACGTTATGGATGCTCTTTCGAGCAGTAAGGGCCAAAAAGTACAGGCTGATTTCGCTAACATTGAAACAGCGTTGAAAATGTACAAATTAGATAACTTTGTATACCCCTCTACCGAACAAGGCCTAGAGGCACTGGTAAGCCGCCCTACCTCGTCACCTGAACCGAAAAACTGGCGTAAAGGCGGCTACCTGTCAGAATTACCTATGGATCCTTGGCAGAGCCAATATTTGTATTCGAGCCCCGGAGACGCTAAACCCTACGAAATCTATACGCTCGGCGCCGACAGTGTGCGTGGCGGCGATGACGAAGCTGCCGATATCAACAATTGGGATCAAGTAGGGGGAGGTAACGACAACTAAGTTGTCGCGACTACGCCCATGAGGTTAACCACCAACATACAGTTTAAGTTGCAACGAGGGTTTTCGTTACTAGAGCTGTTGGTGGTGTTAATTATAGTCGGCACCGTAATGGGTGGCGTTGGTGTGGCCATCAACCAAGGTGGCCCCGAAAAAGAGCTAGCCAAAGTTGTCAGTAAGTTCACCGCCTATGCCGGCCATGCTAGTGATGTAGCAATCTTGTCAGGTAAGTCACTAGGCCTAATGATTGAGCCACCCGAGTGGCAAGAAAACCCCTTAGACAAAGGTTGGCGTTATCGCTGGCAAATGATGACACAGGCGGGTTGGCAAGATTATGCAGAACTGCCGGCCATCGATATTCCAAAAGGTATTAACCTCTATGTCACCATAGAAGGTGAACTTTGGGAATGGGAGAATGCGCCTGAAATTCGATTACCACTCGTTGCTTTTTATCCCGGTGGTGATCTTACTTTATTTGATATTGAATTCACGCTCGACACTTTTGATCTTGATATTAGTGAACACGTAACCGTAGATGATTGGGGCCGTATCGTATGGACCGAGCGTGCGGAAATGTTAGCCGAAATCGAAGAAGAGCTGGGTGACCTATGAGGGCAAAGCAATGAACACCACACTGCGACGCGTATCAGGTTTTACACTTATTGAAGTGTTAATTGCATTGGCGATTGTTGCCGTTGCACTACCCGCGCTGGTTATGCGCGTTCAATCCGTATCAGATAACACCGGCTACATCGAACAGAAAAGTTATGCCTATTGGATAGCGCAAAATAAAATGGAAGAGATCTTCCTCGATTACCGCATTAAAAATACTTTCCCAAAAACAAAGCGACATGACACCCTCGAATTCGGCGGCAAAGAGTGGTACTGGGAAGTTCAAGCAGTAACGACGGGAATGGAATCGATCTATCGTATTGAAGTGCGAGTGGGCAATGATGAAGATGATATCCTGGCGAGCTATGCCGGTATATTGCATGAGTCAAAAGACGGCGCTCAAACTGTCCCTAATACGGGTACGGTTCAGTGAAAAGACAATGCGGCATTTCACTGTTAGAAGTACTGGTGTCGGTAGCAATCATGGCAACGATTGCGCTTTTGGCCTTTGGTGCTTTGGATGTAAGTGAACGCTCAAAAGTAGTAAGCGAAGAAAAAATGCATGACCTGCTCCAGTTTGATCGTGGTTGGGTAATGCTAGAAAATGATTTACGAAACGCGCTGTCCTACGCTAATGGCAACGCTTATGGCGACTTAATAAACGCTATGGACGTACGCTATGGCGAAGAATACAGCCTTGTTTTTTTACGGTCTGGGCGCGCTAACCCTTTGGGTTTTCCTCGAACAGAATTGGCGCGAGTAGGCTATCGGTTGGAGGAGAGCGTTTTGTGGCGAGATACGTGGTACGACCCGCAAAACCCTGACATTGATTTCGCCCGCCAACAAAAAATTATGGAAGGCGTAGAAGATATTAAAATAAGCGTATTACCGACATCCGGCCAAGGTTATAAAGAAGGCCCGTGGGTAGAAGAGTGGCCAGGTCTTGGGCCTCCTAACGTTTTACCACTGGCATTAGAAATTACGATAGAAACTAAAAGCCGTGGAGAAATTACCCGTTTATTTGCTTTAAGCCCAGGGAAATAACTTCATGACTAGGGCTAAAAACAGCGGCGTTGCGACATCGAACCAGCGAGGAATGGCGTTGATATTGGCGTTACTGGTTGTCGCCTTGGTTACGGTTATTGCTGTAGAGCTAAGTTGGCGTTTTGAGTTAACGCTGTCCCGTTCTGCAAACCGTTGGCACGGTGTACAAGCCGACGCGTACTTGCTTGGTGGAGAAGCGCTAGCACATTGGATTCTGACACAGGATACAGAGAAAGATCAGCAAGAAGGTATTGTGAACGATACCTTGCAAGAAGAGTGGGCACAGCCAGCACAAATGCCAACCGATGAAGGTTGGTTACGAGGAACGGTAACCGACGCTCAAGGGCGCTTTAATCTCAATTCACTTATCGATAAAGCGCCAAAACTACAGGGCAATAAAACCCCTCAATCGTGGCAAAAATGGACAGCTCCGCAACGTCGTTTTATTCGACTATTGCAGACCATAGAGCTAGAGGAAGATGTATTTCTAGACCAAGCCGCTGCGATAAATATTACTGAAGCCATTATGGATTGGGTCGATTTGGATTCAAACGTTTCAACAATATCGGGCTATGGCGGTGCCGAATCGGATTATTATGGGCAATTAGACCCCCCATTTGTGGTGGCAAATAAAGCCATGATGAGCGTGACTGAGCTGAATGTTATTCGTGGGATAACCCCCGTGCTCTACCGAAAGCTTCTACCTTTAGTGATAGCGTTACCAAAAGAAGTGCCGATCAACGTGAACACCATGCCCATACAATTGATGCGCACAATTAATGACAAAAAAATACTGTATCCAAACAATATCGACGACGCGCAATATATCTTTGAAGAACGCAGTATTGGTTATGAAGATATCGCATCTTTTAAAAGTTCGGCAGCGGTCGATCAGGTTGTAGGTAGTACCCCGAATGGTGAAAGTAATATTGATATAACGGGCCTGGACATAAAAAGCAGTTATTTTATTTTCGTAGGCGATACATCCGTTGGCGATCATATTCGCGAGCGTAAAGCGTTAATGTTCCGTGATGGTAGTAAAGTCACTACCTTGCGTAGAACAGACGCAAACTTTTAATAACTAGAGAAAGAACGTGGCTGAAAAAGTATTTGCCCGACAAACAACTGATGGACTTTGGCAGTGGCGTTTAGCAAGCGTTGAAGGCCAATGGGCTACCGATGTTTATCATTCCGGTGACGATGAAGCAATGGTTGCAACCGCACGTACGGCTAATGCGCCTGTAAACTTGCTGGTGAATGGCAATCAAGTGGTGTGTTGTAGCACGGAAATAGACGCGAAAGAAAAGCGTCACATG is a genomic window of Teredinibacter purpureus containing:
- the gspK gene encoding type II secretion system minor pseudopilin GspK, whose product is MTRAKNSGVATSNQRGMALILALLVVALVTVIAVELSWRFELTLSRSANRWHGVQADAYLLGGEALAHWILTQDTEKDQQEGIVNDTLQEEWAQPAQMPTDEGWLRGTVTDAQGRFNLNSLIDKAPKLQGNKTPQSWQKWTAPQRRFIRLLQTIELEEDVFLDQAAAINITEAIMDWVDLDSNVSTISGYGGAESDYYGQLDPPFVVANKAMMSVTELNVIRGITPVLYRKLLPLVIALPKEVPINVNTMPIQLMRTINDKKILYPNNIDDAQYIFEERSIGYEDIASFKSSAAVDQVVGSTPNGESNIDITGLDIKSSYFIFVGDTSVGDHIRERKALMFRDGSKVTTLRRTDANF
- a CDS encoding prepilin-type N-terminal cleavage/methylation domain-containing protein produces the protein MRLTTNIQFKLQRGFSLLELLVVLIIVGTVMGGVGVAINQGGPEKELAKVVSKFTAYAGHASDVAILSGKSLGLMIEPPEWQENPLDKGWRYRWQMMTQAGWQDYAELPAIDIPKGINLYVTIEGELWEWENAPEIRLPLVAFYPGGDLTLFDIEFTLDTFDLDISEHVTVDDWGRIVWTERAEMLAEIEEELGDL
- the gspJ gene encoding type II secretion system minor pseudopilin GspJ translates to MKRQCGISLLEVLVSVAIMATIALLAFGALDVSERSKVVSEEKMHDLLQFDRGWVMLENDLRNALSYANGNAYGDLINAMDVRYGEEYSLVFLRSGRANPLGFPRTELARVGYRLEESVLWRDTWYDPQNPDIDFARQQKIMEGVEDIKISVLPTSGQGYKEGPWVEEWPGLGPPNVLPLALEITIETKSRGEITRLFALSPGK
- the gspG gene encoding type II secretion system major pseudopilin GspG, producing MKNINRNRGFSLIEIMVVLVIMGLLASIVAPNVMDALSSSKGQKVQADFANIETALKMYKLDNFVYPSTEQGLEALVSRPTSSPEPKNWRKGGYLSELPMDPWQSQYLYSSPGDAKPYEIYTLGADSVRGGDDEAADINNWDQVGGGNDN
- the gspI gene encoding type II secretion system minor pseudopilin GspI, with protein sequence MNTTLRRVSGFTLIEVLIALAIVAVALPALVMRVQSVSDNTGYIEQKSYAYWIAQNKMEEIFLDYRIKNTFPKTKRHDTLEFGGKEWYWEVQAVTTGMESIYRIEVRVGNDEDDILASYAGILHESKDGAQTVPNTGTVQ